The following are encoded together in the Saliniramus fredricksonii genome:
- a CDS encoding formate--tetrahydrofolate ligase encodes MNTFPQTRFSQDATKRQADLPPPGAPDIEIARAARMRPILGLAEEKLGLTPDALIPHGHYKAKLTHDAIAGLRERPRGKLVLVTAITPTTAGEGKTTTSVGLNDGLNHLGARSIVCLREPALGPCFGMKGGAAGGGRAQLLPMEDINLHFNGDFHAVTAAHNLLSAMLDNHLHWGNAQDIDVRRITWKRVIDMNDRALRNITIGLGGPAHGVPREDGFDIIAASEVMAILCLAEDLDDLQRRLGAIVIGYRRDKTPVTARDIGADGSMAVLLRDALQPNLVQSIEHAPAFVHGGPFGNIAHGCSSVIATKAALALADIVVTEAGFGADLGAEKFLDIKCRQADLRPDAAVLVCTVRALKAQGGVAKADLGRENVEAVRRGGDNLRQHIRILRAFGLAPIIGLNDFTGDSDTERAAIENICAEEGVRLVLARHWAEGGTGAADLAQAVLDALDAPREPVRLIYPDDAPLGEKIRAVATGLYQASDIALSDMAARKLGEYEALGFGHLPVCIAKTQYSFSADAARGSDVAGHVLPVRDVKLSAGAGYVVALCGEIMTMPGLPRQPAALGIGLDRDGEIVGLS; translated from the coding sequence ATGAACACCTTTCCCCAGACCCGCTTTTCGCAGGATGCGACCAAGCGCCAGGCCGATCTCCCGCCGCCCGGCGCGCCCGATATCGAGATCGCCCGCGCCGCGCGCATGCGCCCGATCCTCGGCCTCGCGGAGGAAAAGCTCGGCCTCACGCCGGATGCACTGATCCCGCATGGCCATTACAAGGCCAAGCTCACCCATGACGCGATCGCGGGCCTGCGCGAACGCCCGCGCGGCAAGCTCGTCCTCGTTACCGCGATCACACCGACCACCGCCGGCGAGGGCAAGACCACGACGAGCGTGGGGCTCAATGACGGGCTCAACCATCTCGGTGCGCGTTCCATCGTCTGCCTGCGCGAGCCGGCGCTCGGGCCGTGCTTCGGCATGAAGGGCGGCGCTGCTGGCGGCGGACGGGCACAATTGCTGCCGATGGAGGACATCAACCTGCATTTCAACGGCGATTTCCACGCCGTCACCGCCGCGCACAACCTGCTCTCGGCCATGCTCGACAACCATCTGCACTGGGGCAATGCCCAGGATATCGATGTGCGCCGCATCACCTGGAAGCGCGTCATTGACATGAACGACCGGGCGCTTCGCAACATCACCATCGGCCTCGGCGGGCCGGCCCATGGCGTGCCGCGCGAGGATGGTTTCGACATCATCGCTGCCTCGGAAGTGATGGCGATCCTCTGCCTTGCCGAAGATCTCGACGACCTGCAACGCCGGCTCGGCGCCATCGTCATCGGCTATCGCCGCGACAAGACCCCCGTCACCGCCCGTGATATCGGTGCCGATGGTTCGATGGCCGTGCTCTTGCGCGATGCGCTCCAGCCCAATCTGGTCCAGAGCATCGAGCATGCCCCCGCCTTCGTGCATGGCGGCCCGTTCGGCAACATCGCCCATGGCTGCTCTTCGGTGATCGCCACCAAGGCGGCTTTGGCGCTCGCCGATATTGTCGTCACGGAAGCCGGATTCGGCGCTGATCTGGGCGCCGAGAAGTTCCTCGACATCAAATGCCGCCAGGCGGATCTGCGTCCGGACGCGGCGGTGCTTGTCTGCACCGTACGCGCGCTCAAGGCGCAGGGCGGGGTGGCGAAAGCCGATCTCGGTCGCGAAAATGTCGAAGCCGTGCGGCGCGGTGGCGATAATCTGCGCCAGCATATCCGCATCCTGCGCGCGTTCGGCCTCGCCCCGATCATCGGCCTCAACGATTTCACCGGCGACAGCGATACCGAGCGCGCGGCGATCGAGAATATCTGCGCCGAGGAAGGCGTGCGTCTCGTCCTCGCTCGGCACTGGGCGGAAGGCGGTACCGGTGCAGCTGATCTCGCACAGGCCGTACTCGACGCACTCGATGCGCCGCGCGAGCCGGTGCGGCTGATCTATCCCGACGATGCGCCACTCGGCGAGAAGATCCGCGCGGTCGCGACCGGTCTCTACCAGGCCTCCGACATCGCCCTGTCCGACATGGCGGCGCGCAAGCTCGGCGAATACGAAGCGCTCGGTTTCGGCCATCTGCCGGTCTGCATCGCCAAGACGCAATACAGCTTCTCCGCCGATGCCGCGCGCGGCTCGGACGTGGCCGGTCACGTTTTGCCGGTGCGCGACGTGAAGCTCTCCGCCGGGGCAGGCTACGTCGTGGCTTTGTGCGGGGAGATCATGACCATGCCCGGGCTGCCACGACAGCCGGCGGCACTCGGGATCGGGCTCGACCGGGACGGAGAGATCGTCGGGCTCTCATAG
- a CDS encoding FkbM family methyltransferase: MKHPFVHTRSHSWLRRQIGSVRKLWFRWRHGKAPFETRYFDTRFVCTLGDSVSKGIAVNTYDNRQLRFLMDWARREKPDRFYDIGANLGLYACVLVGQGVVASAVAFEPDRNNRRLLERNIALNRLEERIAVRDYALGREEAELAFREGAQDNRGTSRIVGEGESDGASAGQYAVTVMPFDRVADVAGETLMIKMDCEGFESEVIAGMRQALGRNRCLIQIEAFDDDNAESLKSLGYRHIGTIHADQYWVNF, translated from the coding sequence ATGAAGCACCCCTTCGTTCACACGCGCAGCCATTCCTGGCTGCGCCGCCAGATCGGCAGTGTCCGCAAGCTGTGGTTTCGCTGGCGGCACGGGAAGGCGCCTTTTGAAACCCGCTATTTCGATACGCGCTTTGTTTGTACCCTCGGCGACAGCGTGTCCAAGGGTATTGCGGTCAATACCTACGACAATCGCCAGCTGCGCTTTCTGATGGACTGGGCGCGGCGCGAGAAGCCGGATCGCTTCTATGATATCGGCGCGAATCTCGGTCTCTACGCCTGCGTGCTGGTCGGGCAGGGCGTCGTCGCCTCCGCTGTCGCCTTCGAGCCCGATCGCAACAACCGGCGCCTGCTCGAACGCAATATCGCCCTCAACCGGCTCGAGGAGCGCATCGCCGTGCGCGACTACGCTCTGGGACGGGAAGAGGCCGAGCTCGCCTTTCGCGAAGGTGCGCAGGATAATCGCGGCACCTCCCGCATCGTCGGCGAAGGGGAGTCGGATGGGGCGAGCGCCGGGCAGTATGCGGTTACGGTGATGCCGTTCGATCGGGTCGCGGATGTCGCCGGCGAGACCCTGATGATCAAGATGGATTGCGAGGGTTTCGAGAGCGAGGTGATCGCCGGCATGCGGCAGGCGCTTGGGCGCAACCGTTGCCTCATCCAGATCGAGGCTTTCGATGACGACAATGCCGAAAGCCTGAAGAGTCTCGGCTACCGCCATATCGGCACGATCCACGCCGACCAGTACTGGGTCAATTTCTGA
- a CDS encoding glycine cleavage T C-terminal barrel domain-containing protein produces MATEHATESTGLEQPVTQGAAIEGFEPTDAHIPTLMRNVAGHCESVDQSDRRVPINLRQSGPTPVQMLISTRVRKSPYWHLSVEAGCWRATVYNRMYHPRGYTRPDDGGAMAEYDALINHVTMWNVAVERQIQVKGPDAEAFVNYVITRDATKIQPMKGKYVILCNEDGGILNDPVLLRIAEDEFWFSISDSDLELWMRGVNIGKGFDVTIAEIDVSPVQIQGPKSEDLMADLFGDAVRDLPFYGLMEGKVAGCDVIVSQTGFTGEKGYEIYLRDATLHAEKMWDAVLAAGEKHQLMVIAPAHHRRIAAGILSWGQDIDQETLPFQCNLAYQVPRLKTADYIGKAKLEAVRDELEAGRYPFRNIMVGMKLGGKPITDYAPDFWLVSGPQGGEPIGYVTSPWYSPELGVNIALAWVPVEYKELGTPLNVWLPDEYAETPGIAVAAEVCDIPFRPSVNANARERARSQGRDYAY; encoded by the coding sequence ATGGCAACGGAACATGCAACGGAATCAACGGGCCTCGAGCAGCCCGTCACGCAGGGCGCCGCGATCGAGGGCTTCGAGCCCACTGACGCGCATATCCCGACCCTGATGCGCAACGTCGCGGGTCATTGCGAGAGCGTCGATCAATCCGACAGACGCGTCCCGATCAATCTGCGTCAATCCGGCCCCACGCCGGTCCAGATGCTGATTTCGACGCGGGTGCGCAAGTCGCCCTACTGGCATCTCTCGGTCGAGGCCGGCTGCTGGCGTGCCACGGTCTATAACCGCATGTACCATCCGCGCGGTTATACCCGCCCGGATGACGGCGGTGCGATGGCGGAATACGACGCGCTGATCAACCACGTCACCATGTGGAACGTCGCCGTCGAGCGGCAGATCCAGGTGAAGGGCCCTGACGCGGAGGCCTTCGTCAATTACGTCATCACCCGCGACGCGACGAAGATCCAGCCCATGAAGGGCAAATACGTCATCTTGTGCAACGAGGATGGCGGTATTCTCAACGACCCGGTGCTGCTGCGCATCGCCGAAGACGAGTTCTGGTTCTCGATCTCCGACAGCGATCTGGAGCTGTGGATGCGCGGCGTCAATATCGGCAAGGGCTTCGATGTCACGATCGCAGAGATCGACGTCTCCCCGGTGCAGATCCAGGGCCCGAAATCGGAAGACCTGATGGCTGATCTGTTCGGCGATGCCGTGCGCGATCTGCCCTTCTACGGGCTGATGGAAGGCAAGGTTGCCGGTTGCGACGTGATCGTCTCGCAGACGGGGTTTACTGGCGAGAAGGGCTACGAGATCTATCTGCGCGATGCCACGCTGCATGCGGAGAAGATGTGGGATGCGGTTCTCGCGGCGGGCGAGAAGCACCAGCTCATGGTGATCGCCCCGGCCCACCACCGGCGCATCGCGGCGGGGATCCTCTCCTGGGGGCAGGATATCGACCAGGAGACGCTGCCCTTCCAGTGCAATCTGGCCTATCAGGTGCCGCGCCTGAAGACCGCCGACTATATCGGCAAGGCGAAGCTCGAAGCCGTGCGCGACGAGCTCGAAGCCGGGCGCTATCCCTTCCGCAACATCATGGTGGGGATGAAGCTCGGGGGCAAACCGATCACCGATTACGCGCCCGATTTCTGGCTGGTCTCCGGCCCGCAGGGCGGTGAGCCGATCGGCTACGTCACCTCGCCCTGGTACTCGCCGGAGCTCGGCGTGAACATCGCGCTCGCCTGGGTGCCGGTGGAATACAAGGAACTCGGCACGCCGCTCAATGTCTGGCTGCCGGATGAATATGCCGAGACGCCCGGCATCGCGGTGGCGGCAGAGGTCTGTGACATTCCGTTCCGGCCATCGGTCAACGCCAATGCGCGTGAACGCGCACGCAGCCAGGGGCGCGACTACGCCTACTGA
- a CDS encoding GcvT family protein — protein MPSHARVVVIGGGVVGVSTLYHLARKGWSDVVLIERKELTSGSTWHAAGLLPLFNMSYSVGQIHKYSVALYGALEAETGQDVGLSRVGNIRLATSRDRMDEYRQYAGVARSIGVNVEFLTPEQVAEIWPFAVPDGLVGAIRHPDDGYVQPADLTQALATGARALGASIHRHTSVLSITQKPDDEWVVTTDRGAITCEHVVCATGSFARQTGRMVGLDIPVMPVEHQYIVTEPHPEIVARRAQGDSELAVLRESDGSWYMREERGGLLLGPYEAGAPACYRDGPGADSEYELFQEDLDRLAPHIESAIARVPIFGEVGVKQVYNGAIAYTPDGSPIIGPAWGKRNFWLNEGHSFGITAAGGAGWQLAEWIVEGEPTIDMLGVDPRRFGDYASKAYLAAKNEEAYASVFTIHYPDEERPGARPLRQAPCHDRMKALGAVFGQKFGWERPNFFAPAGTPREDHWSFRRSRWFDAVGAECANVMENVGLLDMTPFAKARLSGPGAQAFLDRIVANRLPGKTGRVGLCHSLSPGGGVHSEFTIQREADDSFYLVSAGGFQRLDHDWIGKHLPRDGSVDFDNLTSAMGVLVIAGPKARMLLERVCADDVSNAALPWLAGIETSIGLAPAKVLRVNFVGELGYEIHHGIEYQNHIFDTLMQAGADLGLAPFGIRAMESMRIEKSYRMVGTEMSIEYPALESGLDRFIRLDKGDFLGREALLRRQAEGLRNLFVTLEVSGHNDADSLGNNPLFSAGEMIGRTTSGAYGFRVGKSLALAMVRPDHAAVGTQMEMDLLGAPCIATVLGESPYDPENARLRA, from the coding sequence ATGCCCTCCCATGCCCGTGTCGTCGTCATCGGCGGAGGCGTCGTCGGCGTCTCCACGCTCTACCACCTCGCTCGCAAGGGCTGGTCGGATGTGGTGCTGATCGAGCGCAAGGAGCTCACCTCCGGCTCGACCTGGCACGCGGCGGGGCTTTTGCCGCTCTTTAACATGAGCTACTCGGTCGGCCAGATCCACAAATACTCCGTCGCGCTTTACGGAGCGCTGGAGGCGGAGACCGGGCAGGATGTGGGGCTTTCGCGCGTCGGCAATATCCGCCTCGCCACCAGCCGCGACCGCATGGACGAGTACCGCCAATATGCCGGCGTGGCGCGATCCATCGGTGTGAATGTCGAATTTCTCACGCCTGAGCAGGTCGCCGAAATCTGGCCCTTCGCGGTGCCAGACGGCCTCGTCGGCGCGATCCGCCATCCCGATGACGGCTATGTCCAGCCCGCCGATCTGACCCAGGCGCTCGCCACCGGCGCCCGCGCGTTGGGCGCCTCGATCCATCGCCATACCAGCGTGCTGTCGATCACGCAGAAGCCCGATGACGAATGGGTCGTGACGACCGACAGGGGCGCGATCACCTGCGAACACGTCGTCTGCGCCACCGGCAGCTTCGCCCGCCAGACCGGGCGCATGGTCGGGCTCGACATCCCGGTCATGCCGGTGGAGCATCAGTATATCGTCACCGAGCCGCATCCCGAGATCGTGGCGCGCCGCGCGCAGGGCGATAGTGAGCTCGCGGTTTTGCGTGAATCCGACGGCTCCTGGTACATGCGCGAGGAACGCGGCGGGCTGCTGCTCGGGCCCTACGAGGCCGGCGCGCCCGCCTGCTACCGCGACGGCCCGGGCGCGGACAGCGAATACGAACTCTTTCAGGAGGATCTCGACCGGCTCGCGCCACATATCGAGAGCGCCATCGCGCGCGTGCCGATCTTCGGGGAGGTCGGCGTCAAGCAGGTCTATAACGGCGCCATCGCCTATACGCCGGACGGCAGCCCGATCATCGGCCCGGCCTGGGGCAAGCGCAATTTCTGGCTCAACGAGGGCCACAGCTTCGGCATTACCGCTGCGGGCGGGGCGGGCTGGCAACTCGCCGAATGGATCGTCGAGGGCGAGCCCACGATCGACATGCTTGGCGTCGATCCGCGCCGCTTCGGCGATTACGCGTCGAAAGCCTATCTCGCGGCAAAGAACGAGGAGGCTTATGCCAGCGTCTTCACCATCCACTATCCCGATGAGGAGCGCCCCGGCGCGCGCCCGCTGCGCCAGGCCCCCTGTCACGACCGGATGAAGGCGCTCGGCGCCGTGTTCGGGCAGAAATTTGGCTGGGAACGCCCCAATTTCTTTGCGCCCGCCGGCACGCCGCGGGAGGATCACTGGTCCTTCCGCCGCTCGCGCTGGTTCGATGCGGTGGGGGCGGAATGCGCCAATGTCATGGAGAATGTCGGCCTGCTCGACATGACCCCCTTCGCCAAGGCGCGGCTTTCGGGGCCGGGCGCGCAGGCCTTCCTCGACCGGATCGTGGCGAACCGTCTGCCGGGAAAGACCGGGCGCGTCGGCCTGTGCCATTCACTCTCGCCCGGTGGCGGCGTGCATTCGGAATTCACCATCCAGCGCGAGGCGGATGACAGCTTCTACCTCGTCTCGGCGGGGGGCTTCCAGCGGCTCGACCATGACTGGATCGGCAAGCACCTGCCGCGCGACGGCTCTGTCGATTTCGACAATCTCACCAGCGCCATGGGCGTGCTCGTGATCGCCGGCCCGAAGGCGCGGATGCTGCTCGAACGGGTCTGCGCCGACGACGTCTCCAACGCGGCGCTGCCCTGGCTCGCGGGGATCGAGACCAGCATCGGGCTCGCCCCGGCGAAGGTGCTGCGCGTGAATTTCGTTGGCGAGCTCGGCTACGAGATCCATCACGGCATCGAATATCAAAATCACATCTTCGACACCCTGATGCAGGCCGGCGCTGATCTCGGTCTCGCACCCTTCGGCATCCGGGCGATGGAATCCATGCGCATCGAGAAATCCTACCGCATGGTGGGCACGGAGATGTCGATCGAATATCCGGCGCTCGAATCCGGGCTCGACCGCTTCATCCGCCTCGACAAGGGCGATTTCCTCGGGCGCGAGGCATTGCTGCGGCGTCAGGCCGAGGGGCTGCGCAATCTCTTCGTGACGCTCGAAGTGAGTGGCCATAACGACGCCGATTCGCTGGGCAACAACCCGCTCTTCAGCGCCGGCGAGATGATCGGACGCACCACGAGCGGTGCCTATGGTTTCCGCGTCGGCAAATCGCTGGCGCTCGCCATGGTCCGCCCGGATCACGCCGCGGTGGGGACACAGATGGAGATGGATCTGCTCGGCGCGCCCTGCATCGCCACGGTGCTCGGCGAGAGCCCCTATGATCCGGAAAATGCGCGGCTGCGGGCGTAA
- a CDS encoding sarcosine oxidase subunit beta family protein, with protein MTRYSLWSLLREGLRGHTGWQPVWREAEPKPAYDAVIIGGGGHGCATAYYLAKEHGLTNIAIVEKGWLGGGNAARNTTIIRSNYLYDASAAIYDHALQLWKGLGRELNFNIMMSHRGVLNLAHDDNEVRQLRRRVEANRLNGVEAEWLDAKQVAEYCPIINMSPDSRYPVIGATLQRSGGVNRHDAVVWAYARAAHDLGVDIIQNCEVTGLKIEAGRITGLETSRGTIRTPKVASVVAGHTSVIGAMAGLRLPIESHPLQALVSEPIKPVNPCVVMSNAVHAYCSQSDKGELVIGAGIDAHLSYTQRGAFPVIEEEIAAVLELFPIFSRLKLMRHWGGIVDICPDASPIISKTPVKGLYINGGWGTGGWKATPASGHALADLVARDEPNAIAAPYSLERFTTGRLVAEHGAAAVAH; from the coding sequence ATGACACGGTATTCCTTATGGTCGTTGCTGCGCGAGGGGCTCCGTGGCCACACGGGCTGGCAGCCGGTCTGGCGCGAGGCCGAACCGAAACCCGCCTATGACGCGGTGATCATCGGCGGCGGCGGGCATGGCTGCGCCACGGCCTATTATCTCGCGAAGGAGCACGGCCTCACCAATATCGCCATCGTCGAGAAGGGCTGGCTCGGCGGCGGCAATGCGGCGCGCAACACCACCATCATCCGCTCGAACTATCTCTATGACGCCAGCGCCGCAATCTACGATCACGCCCTGCAGCTCTGGAAGGGGCTGGGGCGCGAGCTCAATTTCAACATCATGATGAGCCATCGCGGCGTGCTCAATCTCGCCCATGACGATAACGAGGTGCGCCAGCTCAGGCGTCGTGTGGAGGCCAACCGCCTCAACGGCGTCGAGGCCGAATGGCTCGATGCGAAACAGGTGGCGGAATATTGCCCGATCATCAACATGAGCCCGGACTCGCGCTATCCCGTCATCGGCGCGACCCTGCAGCGCTCCGGCGGTGTCAACCGGCACGATGCCGTGGTCTGGGCCTATGCCCGCGCCGCGCATGATCTGGGCGTCGACATCATCCAGAATTGCGAGGTGACCGGGCTGAAGATCGAAGCCGGGCGCATTACCGGGCTCGAGACCAGTCGCGGCACCATCCGCACGCCGAAAGTCGCGAGCGTCGTCGCGGGCCATACCAGCGTGATCGGCGCCATGGCGGGCCTGCGGCTGCCGATCGAGAGCCACCCGCTGCAGGCACTCGTCTCGGAGCCGATCAAGCCGGTCAATCCCTGTGTCGTGATGTCGAATGCGGTGCATGCCTATTGCAGCCAGTCGGACAAGGGCGAGCTCGTCATCGGCGCCGGGATCGACGCGCATCTCTCCTATACCCAGCGCGGGGCGTTTCCGGTGATCGAGGAGGAGATCGCCGCCGTGCTGGAACTCTTCCCGATCTTTTCTCGGCTCAAGCTGATGCGCCACTGGGGCGGCATCGTCGATATCTGCCCCGATGCGAGCCCGATCATCTCGAAGACGCCGGTGAAGGGGCTTTATATCAACGGCGGCTGGGGCACCGGCGGCTGGAAGGCGACGCCGGCTTCGGGCCATGCGCT
- a CDS encoding GlxA family transcriptional regulator: MFGVPAAHQTRMIDFLLLPEFSMMAFTASVEPLRAANQLSGRPLYAWRSLSLTGDPVSASNGVVVHPAGGIDDAGPGASLFVCAGLRAERIRDRALFARLRELSRMGVGLGAVCTGALVLARAGLLDGYNCTIHWEHVEGFAEEFPELKITATLFEIDRDRYTCSGGTAPLDMMINGIARDHGEELAVAVAELLLHNLVRHPHDTQRMPVQHRTGISHPKLLAVIAHMEAYIESPVPLRNLAADAGLSPRQLERLFREKMGKTPSRYYLELRLQRARLLLLQTTMPILQIAVACGFTSASHFARCYSELFGHAPRIERARAARVPGLESEPGDALAMEA; the protein is encoded by the coding sequence ATGTTCGGCGTACCGGCGGCCCATCAGACGCGGATGATCGACTTTCTGCTCTTGCCGGAATTCTCGATGATGGCCTTCACGGCCTCGGTCGAACCCCTGCGCGCGGCCAACCAGCTCTCCGGCAGGCCGCTCTATGCCTGGCGCAGCCTCTCTCTCACCGGCGATCCGGTCTCCGCCAGCAACGGCGTCGTGGTTCATCCAGCCGGCGGCATCGACGATGCGGGGCCGGGCGCGAGCCTGTTCGTCTGTGCGGGTCTGCGCGCCGAGCGTATCCGCGACAGGGCGCTGTTTGCGCGGTTGCGGGAACTGTCACGCATGGGTGTCGGGCTCGGCGCGGTCTGCACGGGCGCACTCGTGCTCGCGCGGGCCGGGCTGCTTGACGGCTATAACTGCACCATCCACTGGGAGCATGTTGAGGGCTTCGCCGAGGAGTTTCCCGAGCTGAAGATCACCGCAACCCTGTTCGAGATCGACCGGGACCGCTATACCTGCTCGGGCGGCACCGCCCCCCTCGACATGATGATCAACGGCATCGCCCGCGACCATGGCGAGGAACTCGCCGTCGCGGTGGCGGAGCTCCTGCTGCACAATCTGGTCCGCCATCCCCACGACACCCAGCGTATGCCCGTCCAGCACCGCACCGGCATCTCGCATCCCAAGCTGCTCGCCGTAATCGCGCATATGGAGGCGTATATCGAAAGCCCGGTGCCGCTGCGCAACCTGGCCGCCGATGCCGGTCTCTCGCCGCGCCAGCTGGAGCGGCTGTTTCGCGAGAAGATGGGCAAGACGCCATCGCGCTATTATCTCGAACTGCGCCTGCAGCGCGCAAGGCTGCTGCTGCTGCAGACCACCATGCCGATCCTGCAGATCGCGGTGGCCTGCGGTTTCACCTCCGCCTCGCATTTCGCGCGCTGCTATTCGGAACTGTTCGGCCACGCGCCACGGATCGAGCGCGCCCGCGCCGCACGCGTCCCGGGGCTGGAGAGCGAGCCGGGCGACGCCCTCGCCATGGAGGCGTGA